The proteins below are encoded in one region of Labeo rohita strain BAU-BD-2019 chromosome 15, IGBB_LRoh.1.0, whole genome shotgun sequence:
- the hic1 gene encoding hypermethylated in cancer 1 protein isoform X1 — MIIKGDLDRMAEEIGHPGIGLKSMLDAMEVPSHARHLLLQLNTQRTKGFLCDVIIVVQNALFRAHKNILAASSLYLKSLVVHDNLINLDHEMVSPGVFRVILDYIYTGRLSEGDPTSPTEPNLGAVLAAASYLQLLDLVSLCKKKLKRNGKYHLRPNPGFLPYKIGSSGVGGGRFRISTPVIHSCHPGGVVSTPRPTPLEDLPPLPLVPHAGEIYAPVPTQGPPPYPPAKQSLSPQSGMRMPSTDRNCSSVYGLDLSKKSPSSQSQLPSGHPHLISSLHPEEEPEVELDQSTSPLLSPNDGSRKMEAGHHVGSLTPHPFPLPNHPLAPHLPHLHRPQGQEPYPCPPSPEPMEDSREQGRDGSNIYRWVKNEPSNPEDEDEEDEEDDSGGMGEQDKERHQHMNHHKNSEEKLNMNERGYDRGTCDDGEDENGTGSEETGSSEGRPSPPVPGGRYHMPFEPESFGDNLYVCIPCDKGFPSSEQLNAHVETHTEEELNNGSELDNSNNSNSKPTNAHGPTSLNSSGGLHSPFLDNKSTQNLHSIGLGEIIRPYRCSSCDKSYKDPATLRQHEKTHWLTRPYPCSICGKKFTQRGTMTRHMRSHLGLKPFACDACGMRFTRQYRLTEHMRIHSGEKPYECQVCGGKFAQQRNLISHMKMHSSGTAGGGLTPDGKLKIDFSEGIYPLSKYTAEHLGLKQEKTSDLLTASQHLLADAKAMESLYPLSKLAAEHLGLTHSKMDILNQPLPPTSQQLSAESRTIDRYSPS; from the exons ATGATCATTAAGGGAGACTTAGATCGGATGGCAGAAGAGATCGGGCATCCAG GTATTGGTCTGAAGTCGATGCTGGATGCCATGGAAGTCCCAAGTCATGCTAGGCACCTCCTCTTGCAGTTGAACACACAACGAACCAAAGGCTTCTTGTGTGATGTTATCATCGTGGTGCAGAATGCACTGTTCCGTGCTCACAAGAACATTCTGGCAGCCAGTAGCCTCTACCTTAAGTCTCTCGTCGTTCACGACAACCTCATCAATCTGGACCATGAGATGGTCAGTCCAGGTGTGTTTCGAGTCATTCTTGACTATATCTACACAGGACGCTTAAGCGAAGGTGACCCCACCTCTCCAACTGAGCCAAATTTAGGAGCTGTGCTGGCGGCCGCAAGTTATCTGCAGCTGCTGGATCTGGTGAGTCTATGCAAGAAGAAGCTGAAGAGAAACGGGAAGTACCATTTACGTCCCAACCCTGGGTTTCTACCTTACAAGATAGGCTCCAGTGGTGTGGGGGGAGGACGTTTTCGAATATCTACCCCTGTCATCCACTCCTGCCACCCTGGAGGAGTAGTTAGCACTCCTCGACCTACACCGTTAGAGGACCTGCCCCCACTCCCACTAGTGCCCCATGCCGGAGAAATTTATGCACCAGTTCCCACCCAGGGTCCACCACCTTACCCCCCAGCGAAGCAATCTCTGTCGCCCCAGTCAGGTATGCGCATGCCCTCTACTGACAGGAACTGCTCATCCGTCTACGGCCTTGACCTGTCCAAGAAAAGCCCAAGCTCCCAATCCCAGCTTCCTTCTGGTCACCCCCATCTGATCTCCTCACTCCACCCAGAAGAGGAGCCTGAAGTCGAGCTAGACCAAAGCACTAGTCCCCTGCTCAGTCCCAACGATGGCTCCCGAAAAATGGAGGCAGGACATCATGTGGGGTCTCTCACCCCACATCCTTTCCCTCTACCCAACCATCCTCTTGCGCCCCATCTTCCCCACCTGCACCGTCCGCAGGGCCAAGAACCTTACCCTTGCCCTCCCAGCCCAGAACCCATGGAGGACTCAAGAGAACAAGGCCGAGATGGGTCCAACATCTATCGGTGGGTGAAGAACGAGCCTTCCAACCCAGAGGACGAAGATGAGGAAGACGAAGAGGATGACAGTGGAGGAATGGGTGAGCAGGATAAAGAGAGACACCAGCACATGAACCACCATAAGAACAGCGAGGAAAAGCTGAACATGAACGAGCGGGGCTATGACAGAGGGACCTGCGATGACGGAGAGGATGAGAATGGGACTGGCAGTGAAGAGACGGGGAGCAGCGAGGGACGTCCGTCTCCCCCTGTTCCGGGCGGAAGATACCACATGCCGTTCGAGCCAGAGAGTTTCGGAGATAACTTGTATGTGTGCATCCCCTGCGACAAAGGCTTCCCCAGCTCAGAGCAGCTCAATGCCCATGTGGAAACTCATACTGAGGAGGAGCTAAACAATGGGAGTGAGCTggacaacagcaacaacagcaacagcaaaCCCACCAATGCCCATGGACCTACAAGCTTGAACAGCTCTGGTGGCCTCCACAGCCCTTTCCTAGATAACAAATCGACGCAAAACCTCCATTCCATCGGCCTCGGGGAGATCATACGACCGTATCGCTGTTCGTCCTGTGACAAGTCTTACAAAGATCCCGCCACCCTGAGGCAACACGAGAAAACCCACTGGCTGACACGCCCATACCCCTGCAGCATCTGTGGCAAGAAGTTCACCCAGCGTGGTACCATGACACGCCACATGCGCAGCCATTTGGGCCTGAAACCCTTCGCCTGTGACGCCTGCGGCATGCGCTTTACTCGGCAGTACCGTCTGACAGAACACATGCGCATCCACTCCGGAGAGAAGCCCTACGAGTGCCAGGTGTGCGGGGGCAAGTTTGCTCAGCAGCGCAACCTCATCAGTCACATGAAGATGCACAGCAGCGGAACAGCTGGCGGAGGACTAACTCCTGACGGCAAGCTGAAGATAGACTTCTCCGAGGGGATTTATCCCCTGAGCAAGTACACAGCTGAGCATCTGGGTCTGAAGCAGGAGAAAACCTCAGACCTTCTCACAGCCTCCCAGCATCTGCTGGCTGACGCCAAAGCCATGGAGAGCCTCTACCCACTGTCAAAGCTGGCCGCAGAACACCTCGGCCTCACCCACAGCAAGATGGACATCCTGAACCAGCCACTGCCGCCCACTTCCCAGCAGCTCTCGGCAGAGTCCCGCACCATCGACCGCTACTCTCCCAGCTAG
- the hic1 gene encoding hypermethylated in cancer 1 protein isoform X2, with protein sequence MLDAMEVPSHARHLLLQLNTQRTKGFLCDVIIVVQNALFRAHKNILAASSLYLKSLVVHDNLINLDHEMVSPGVFRVILDYIYTGRLSEGDPTSPTEPNLGAVLAAASYLQLLDLVSLCKKKLKRNGKYHLRPNPGFLPYKIGSSGVGGGRFRISTPVIHSCHPGGVVSTPRPTPLEDLPPLPLVPHAGEIYAPVPTQGPPPYPPAKQSLSPQSGMRMPSTDRNCSSVYGLDLSKKSPSSQSQLPSGHPHLISSLHPEEEPEVELDQSTSPLLSPNDGSRKMEAGHHVGSLTPHPFPLPNHPLAPHLPHLHRPQGQEPYPCPPSPEPMEDSREQGRDGSNIYRWVKNEPSNPEDEDEEDEEDDSGGMGEQDKERHQHMNHHKNSEEKLNMNERGYDRGTCDDGEDENGTGSEETGSSEGRPSPPVPGGRYHMPFEPESFGDNLYVCIPCDKGFPSSEQLNAHVETHTEEELNNGSELDNSNNSNSKPTNAHGPTSLNSSGGLHSPFLDNKSTQNLHSIGLGEIIRPYRCSSCDKSYKDPATLRQHEKTHWLTRPYPCSICGKKFTQRGTMTRHMRSHLGLKPFACDACGMRFTRQYRLTEHMRIHSGEKPYECQVCGGKFAQQRNLISHMKMHSSGTAGGGLTPDGKLKIDFSEGIYPLSKYTAEHLGLKQEKTSDLLTASQHLLADAKAMESLYPLSKLAAEHLGLTHSKMDILNQPLPPTSQQLSAESRTIDRYSPS encoded by the coding sequence ATGCTGGATGCCATGGAAGTCCCAAGTCATGCTAGGCACCTCCTCTTGCAGTTGAACACACAACGAACCAAAGGCTTCTTGTGTGATGTTATCATCGTGGTGCAGAATGCACTGTTCCGTGCTCACAAGAACATTCTGGCAGCCAGTAGCCTCTACCTTAAGTCTCTCGTCGTTCACGACAACCTCATCAATCTGGACCATGAGATGGTCAGTCCAGGTGTGTTTCGAGTCATTCTTGACTATATCTACACAGGACGCTTAAGCGAAGGTGACCCCACCTCTCCAACTGAGCCAAATTTAGGAGCTGTGCTGGCGGCCGCAAGTTATCTGCAGCTGCTGGATCTGGTGAGTCTATGCAAGAAGAAGCTGAAGAGAAACGGGAAGTACCATTTACGTCCCAACCCTGGGTTTCTACCTTACAAGATAGGCTCCAGTGGTGTGGGGGGAGGACGTTTTCGAATATCTACCCCTGTCATCCACTCCTGCCACCCTGGAGGAGTAGTTAGCACTCCTCGACCTACACCGTTAGAGGACCTGCCCCCACTCCCACTAGTGCCCCATGCCGGAGAAATTTATGCACCAGTTCCCACCCAGGGTCCACCACCTTACCCCCCAGCGAAGCAATCTCTGTCGCCCCAGTCAGGTATGCGCATGCCCTCTACTGACAGGAACTGCTCATCCGTCTACGGCCTTGACCTGTCCAAGAAAAGCCCAAGCTCCCAATCCCAGCTTCCTTCTGGTCACCCCCATCTGATCTCCTCACTCCACCCAGAAGAGGAGCCTGAAGTCGAGCTAGACCAAAGCACTAGTCCCCTGCTCAGTCCCAACGATGGCTCCCGAAAAATGGAGGCAGGACATCATGTGGGGTCTCTCACCCCACATCCTTTCCCTCTACCCAACCATCCTCTTGCGCCCCATCTTCCCCACCTGCACCGTCCGCAGGGCCAAGAACCTTACCCTTGCCCTCCCAGCCCAGAACCCATGGAGGACTCAAGAGAACAAGGCCGAGATGGGTCCAACATCTATCGGTGGGTGAAGAACGAGCCTTCCAACCCAGAGGACGAAGATGAGGAAGACGAAGAGGATGACAGTGGAGGAATGGGTGAGCAGGATAAAGAGAGACACCAGCACATGAACCACCATAAGAACAGCGAGGAAAAGCTGAACATGAACGAGCGGGGCTATGACAGAGGGACCTGCGATGACGGAGAGGATGAGAATGGGACTGGCAGTGAAGAGACGGGGAGCAGCGAGGGACGTCCGTCTCCCCCTGTTCCGGGCGGAAGATACCACATGCCGTTCGAGCCAGAGAGTTTCGGAGATAACTTGTATGTGTGCATCCCCTGCGACAAAGGCTTCCCCAGCTCAGAGCAGCTCAATGCCCATGTGGAAACTCATACTGAGGAGGAGCTAAACAATGGGAGTGAGCTggacaacagcaacaacagcaacagcaaaCCCACCAATGCCCATGGACCTACAAGCTTGAACAGCTCTGGTGGCCTCCACAGCCCTTTCCTAGATAACAAATCGACGCAAAACCTCCATTCCATCGGCCTCGGGGAGATCATACGACCGTATCGCTGTTCGTCCTGTGACAAGTCTTACAAAGATCCCGCCACCCTGAGGCAACACGAGAAAACCCACTGGCTGACACGCCCATACCCCTGCAGCATCTGTGGCAAGAAGTTCACCCAGCGTGGTACCATGACACGCCACATGCGCAGCCATTTGGGCCTGAAACCCTTCGCCTGTGACGCCTGCGGCATGCGCTTTACTCGGCAGTACCGTCTGACAGAACACATGCGCATCCACTCCGGAGAGAAGCCCTACGAGTGCCAGGTGTGCGGGGGCAAGTTTGCTCAGCAGCGCAACCTCATCAGTCACATGAAGATGCACAGCAGCGGAACAGCTGGCGGAGGACTAACTCCTGACGGCAAGCTGAAGATAGACTTCTCCGAGGGGATTTATCCCCTGAGCAAGTACACAGCTGAGCATCTGGGTCTGAAGCAGGAGAAAACCTCAGACCTTCTCACAGCCTCCCAGCATCTGCTGGCTGACGCCAAAGCCATGGAGAGCCTCTACCCACTGTCAAAGCTGGCCGCAGAACACCTCGGCCTCACCCACAGCAAGATGGACATCCTGAACCAGCCACTGCCGCCCACTTCCCAGCAGCTCTCGGCAGAGTCCCGCACCATCGACCGCTACTCTCCCAGCTAG